Proteins from one Mercurialis annua linkage group LG7, ddMerAnnu1.2, whole genome shotgun sequence genomic window:
- the LOC126657418 gene encoding DEAD-box ATP-dependent RNA helicase 42 has protein sequence MEDVKHKLRKGESERKEEESKTIRSHRERDKESNGERHYRKREKGSRRREKGSDYDDDDEDAGVDDDEYENERQKDKEKQRDRKKEDDERERSKSRKRDREDRGKDRDRDSEERVEKRERTREKERDKDRGRKERERERERDRERKERDREEREREKERERRDREKEERERERHREREKRERDREEREKEKEREREKEKEREKERLIRDKEKRREISSDNNGEDDSREHDRKRRKRDNDDYRERTRDQSSSRSNRHRDESEVSPRKKTSEDDSDIKEKKTREEELEDEQKKLDDEMEKRRRRVQEWQELKRKNEEVEKDKHGEASNNDEPHTGKTWTLEGESDDEEAPPTEKLETIMDLDEIAKPDKEAATSIAVDSNNKMVAIDNGQNDATEDDDIDPLDAFMNNILPEVEKLTNAVITQTIDDNKVELKKKNEEGHNGERLKKGSKLKKGSNKSLGRIIPGEDSDSDYGNSENGEDPLAEEDDEEFIKRVKKTKVEKLSVVDHSKINYEPFRKNFYIEAKEISRMTSEEVATYRKQLELKIHGKDVPKPIKTWHQIGLASKILETVKKLNYEKPMPIQTQALPVIMSGRDCIGIAKTGSGKTLAFVLPMLRHIKDQPPVEAGDGPIGLIMAPTRELVQQIHSDIKKFAKVLGIRCVPVYGGSGVAQQISELKRGTEIVVCTPGRMIDILCTSGGKITNLRGVTYLVMDEADRMFDMGFEPQITRIVQNIRPDRQTVLFSATFPRQVEILARKVLNKPVEIQVGGRSVVNKDITQLVEVRPESERFLRLLELLGEWSEKGKILIFVQSQEKCDVLFKDLVKHGYGCLSLHGAKDQSDRESTISDFKKNVCNLMTATSIAARGLDVKELELVINYDVPNHYEDYVHRVGRTGRAGRKGCAITFISEDDARYAPDLVKALELSEQVVPQDLKALADGFMAKVNQGLEQAHGTGYGGSGFKFNEEEDEKRNAAKRAQAKEYGFEEEKTDSEDEDDGVRKAGGDISRHNNALAQQFVAIASASRAATSATPTPIIPGQLLSPSGLPVPLTIPGQAAVVPVINSDNQAKALAAAINLQHNIAKIQADAMPEHYEAELEINDFPQNARWKVTHKETLGPISDWTGAAITTRGQFFPPGRIPGSGDRKLYLFIEGPSETSVKKAKTELKRVLEDITNQALSLPGGAQPGKYSVL, from the coding sequence ATGGAGGATGTGAAGCATAAATTGCGGAAGGGGGAGTCGGAAAGGAAGGAGGAGGAGTCGAAGACGATAAGGAGCCATCGTGAGCGGGATAAGGAGAGTAATGGCGAGAGGCATTATCGTAAACGGGAGAAGGGGAGCCGTCGTAGAGAGAAAGGTAGTGATTATGACGATGATGATGAAGATGCCGGTGTTGATGATGATGAGTATGAGAACGAGAGACAAAAGGATAAAGAGAAGCAGAGGGATAGAAAGAAGGAGGATGATGAAAGGGAAAGGAGCAAGAGTAGGAAGAGAGACCGGGAAGATAGGGGTAAAGATCGAGATAGGGACAGTGAGGAAAGGGTAGAGAAAAGGGAGAGAAcgagagaaaaagaaagagatAAAGATCGAGGGAGGAAGGAGCGTGAGAGGGAGAGAGAAAGAGACAGAGAGAGGAAGGAGCGTGATAGAGAAGAACGTGAGAGGGAGAAAGAGAGGGAAAGAAGGGACCGTGAAAAAGAAGAACGTGAGAGGGAGAGACATAGAGAGAGGGAGAAAAGGGAACGTGATAGAGAAGAACGAGAGAAGGAAAAGGAGCGGGAACgagaaaaggaaaaggaaagagaaaaggagagGCTTATCAGGGACAAGGAGAAGCGTCGAGAGATTAGCAGCGATAATAATGGTGAAGATGATTCTAGGGAGCATGATAGAAAACGTCGAAAGAGAGATAACGATGACTACAGGGAGAGAACTCGTGATCAGAGCAGTAGCAGGTCAAACAGGCATAGGGATGAAAGTGAGGTGAGCCCGAGAAAGAAGACTAGTGAGGATGACTCTGATATTAAAGAGAAGAAAACCCGAGAGGAGGAACTAGAGGATGAACAGAAAAAATTGGACGATGAAATGGAAAAGAGGAGAAGACGAGTACAGGAGTGGCAAGAGCTGAAGAGAAAAAATGAAGAAGTTGAGAAAGACAAACATGGGGAAGCATCAAATAATGATGAACCCCATACAGGTAAAACGTGGACTCTTGAAGGAGAATCTGATGATGAAGAAGCACCGCCCACAGAGAAACTGGAGACAATCATGGACCTGGATGAAATAGCAAAGCCAGATAAAGAAGCTGCAACTTCAATTGCGGTGGATTCTAATAATAAAATGGTGGCTATAGACAATGGTCAGAATGATGCTACTGAGGATGACGATATTGATCCATTAGATGCTTTCATGAACAACATCTTACCGGAAGTTGAGAAGCTAACTAATGCTGTGATTACTCAAACAATTGATGATAATAAAGTGGagttgaagaagaaaaatgaagaagGACATAATGGGGAGAGGCTAAAGAAAGGCTCTAAGCTGAAGAAAGGCTCTAATAAATCGCTGGGGAGAATAATTCCTGGCGAGGATTCTGATTCAGATTATGGAAACAGTGAAAATGGCGAAGACCCCTTAGCAGAGGAAGATGATGAAGAGTTCATAAAGAGGGTCAAGAAGACAAAAGTTGAAAAGCTGTCTGTTGTTGATCACTCGAAGATTAACTATGAACCATTCCGTAAAAATTTCTATATAGAAGCAAAGGAGATATCAAGGATGACTTCGGAAGAGGTTGCTACTTATAGAAAACAGTTAGAGTTGAAAATACATGGAAAAGATGTTCCAAAACCTATTAAAACATGGCACCAAATTGGACTGGCAAGTAAGATTTTGGAGACAGTTAAGAAGCTTAATTATGAGAAGCCTATGCCAATTCAAACTCAGGCACTGCCAGTAATAATGAGTGGGAGAGACTGCATAGGGATTGCAAAAACTGGCTCTGGTAAAACTCTCGCATTTGTGCTTCCAATGCTGAGGCATATCAAAGACCAGCCACCTGTGGAAGCTGGAGATGGGCCGATTGGACTTATAATGGCACCAACAAGAGAGCTTGTTCAACAGATACATAGTGACATAAAGAAGTTTGCCAAGGTGCTGGGAATTAGGTGTGTACCTGTGTATGGAGGTTCTGGTGTTGCTCAACAGATCAGTGAATTGAAGCGGGGAACTGAAATTGTTGTCTGTACCCCAGGTAGGATGATCGACATACTTTGCACTAGTGGAGGAAAAATTACAAATCTTCGAGGAGTGACATATCTGGTTATGGATGAAGCTGATCGTATGTTTGATATGGGTTTTGAACCTCAAATCACCAGAATTGTACAAAACATTCGACCGGATCGTCAAACTGTACTCTTTTCTGCAACTTTCCCTCGCCAGGTTGAGATTTTGGCTCGTAAAGTATTGAACAAGCCTGTGGAAATTCAGGTTGGTGGGAGGAGTGTTGTGAACAAGGACATTACTCAGTTGGTCGAGGTGAGGCCAGAAAGTGAAAGGTTCTTGAGACTGTTAGAACTACTTGGTGAGTGGTCTGAGAAGGGTAAAATTTTGATATTCGTTCAGTCGCAGGAGAAGTGCGATGTGTTATTTAAGGATTTGGTGAAGCATGGCTATGGATGCCTTTCCCTTCATGGTGCTAAGGATCAAAGTGACCGCGAGTCTACCATTTCTGACTTCAAGAAGAACGTCTGCAATTTGATGACTGCTACAAGTATTGCGGCCAGAGGTTTAGATGTGAAGGAGCTTGAACTGGTGATTAACTATGATGTTCCAAACCACTACGAGGATTATGTTCATCGTGTTGGTCGAACAGGCCGCGCTGGTCGCAAAGGTTGTGCAATCACTTTTATATCTGAGGACGATGCAAGATATGCGCCAGATCTTGTAAAAGCATTAGAACTCTCTGAGCAAGTTGTTCCACAAGACCTGAAAGCTCTTGCTGATGGTTTTATGGCAAAAGTGAATCAGGGGCTTGAGCAAGCCCATGGAACCGGTTATGGTGGAAGTGGTTTTAAATTCAATGAAGAGGAGGATGAAAAGAGGAATGCAGCTAAGAGAGCACAAGCAAAGGAATATGGGTTTGAGGAAGAAAAAACAGATTCAGAAGATGAAGATGACGGGGTGCGTAAGGCAGGTGGTGACATTTCACGGCATAATAATGCCCTTGCGCAGCAGTTTGTTGCCATTGCTTCTGCCTCCAGAGCAGCTACATCTGCAACACCAACCCCTATCATTCCTGGTCAACTGCTTTCTCCTAGTGGATTACCTGTTCCTCTAACAATTCCGGGGCAAGCAGCAGTTGTGCCTGTTATTAATAGTGATAACCAAGCTAAGGCACTTGCAGCTGCCATCAACTTACAGCATAACATTGCAAAGATTCAAGCTGATGCCATGCCTGAACATTATGAAGCAGagctcgagattaatgattttCCACAAAATGCTCGGTGGAAGGTTACCCACAAGGAAACTTTGGGCCCGATTTCTGACTGGACTGGTGCTGCCATCACTACCAGGGGGCAGTTCTTCCCGCCAGGTCGTATTCCAGGTTCAGGGGATCGGAAACTGTACTTGTTCATTGAGGGCCCTAGTGAAACATCTGTTAAGAAAGCTAAAACAGAGCTTAAACGTGTTTTGGAAGACATCACGAACCAGGCATTATCACTTCCTGGTGGAGCTCAACCCGGAAAATACTCCGTTTTATAA
- the LOC126654442 gene encoding putative UDP-rhamnose:rhamnosyltransferase 1: MWKSSGLSKQQQVVGIIIVIMAETKKLHIAFFPWLAFGHIIPHLEVALQIAQKGHKISFISTPRNIQRMPKIPTNLQPNINLVSLTLPQTENLPNHAESTMDLCSNEVPFLKIAYDSLQDPLTRFLKTSNPDWIVYDFAPYWLPSVAANLGIAGAFFSVYGSWTVTFLGSSSSSIINGDDQRTKAEDFTVPPKWIPFPSKVAFRLHEAKKSIDAHVHLTSTSDVSDMFRFGSVMSGCDVIAIRDCMELAGEFITLLSELHRKPVFPVGLLPPSAQDGGEDDTDTWFKIKTWLDKQNKGSVVYIAFGSESEPSRDEFKELALGLELSNLPFFWILRKQENDVAALLPAGYEERVKDQGVVWKSWAPQRKILAHDSVGGFLTHCGYSSIVEALYFERPLIMLTLSIDQGLIARVFAEKGVGVEIDRDDENGWFSKESVAESAKLVTVDEEGMVYRNNAKEMKKLVLDKEIHDRYIEDFVKFLVNYGLGRKHS; this comes from the coding sequence ATGTGGAAGTCAAGTGGCCTTTCAAAGCAGCAGCAAGTGGTAGGGATAATCATCGTCATCATGGCTGAAACTAAAAAGCTGCATATTGCATTTTTTCCATGGCTAGCATTTGGTCACATAATCCCACACTTAGAAGTCGCTCTTCAGATAGCTCAAAAGGGTCACAAAATCTCCTTCATTTCTACACCAAGAAACATCCAACGTATGCCAAAAATACCTACAAATCTACAGCCCAATATAAACCTAGTAAGCCTGACCTTACCCCAAACAGAAAATCTCCCTAATCATGCAGAATCCACCATGGATTTATGTTCCAACGAAGTCCCGTTTCTCAAAATAGCCTACGACAGTCTCCAAGATCCTCTGACTCGGTTCTTGAAGACCTCTAATCCAGACTGGATCGTCTACGACTTTGCTCCTTACTGGCTACCTTCTGTCGCCGCAAATCTTGGGATTGCCGGTGCTTTTTTTAGCGTTTATGGTTCCTGGACGGTCACTTTTCTTGGATCGTCGTCTTCTTCCATTATCAACGGTGATGATCAACGGACTAAGGCGGAGGACTTCACTGTCCCTCCCAAATGGATTCCGTTTCCGTCCAAAGTTGCATTTCGACTTCATGAGGCCAAAAAAAGTATAGATGCTCATGTTCATCTCACAAGCACTTCAGATGTCTCAGATATGTTTCGTTTCGGTTCAGTAATGTCCGGCTGCGATGTTATAGCTATACGTGACTGCATGGAGCTCGCCGGAGAATTTATAACCCTCCTTAGCGAACTTCACCGTAAGCCAGTCTTTCCGGTAGGTCTGCTGCCACCGTCAGCTCAAGACGGGGGTGAAGATGATACTGATACATGGTTCAAAATCAAGACCTGGCTGGATAAGCAAAACAAAGGATCCGTAGTTTATATAGCATTCGGAAGCGAGTCAGAGCCGAGTCGAGACGAGTTCAAAGAATTGGCACTAGGGCTTGAGTTATCTAATCTACCATTCTTCTGGATACTGAGGAAGCAAGAAAACGACGTCGCGGCGCTGTTACCGGCTGGATATGAGGAGCGAGTGAAGGATCAGGGAGTAGTGTGGAAGAGTTGGGCACCGCAACGAAAGATTCTAGCTCATGACTCGGTGGGCGGGTTCTTGACTCACTGTGGCTATTCTTCCATCGTAGAGGCGCTTTATTTTGAACGTCCATTAATTATGCTGACTTTGTCGATTGATCAAGGGTTGATTGCTAGGGTTTTCGCGGAGAAAGGAGTAGGCGTAGAAATTGATCGAGATGATGAAAATGGATGGTTTTCCAAAGAATCGGTGGCCGAGTCAGCGAAGCTGGTAACGGTTGATGAAGAAGGGATGGTTTATAGAAATAACGCAAAGGAGATGAAAAAGTTAGTTTTAGATAAAGAAATTCATGACCGATATATAGAGGATTTTGTTAAGTTTCTAGTGAATTATGGACTTGGCCGGAAGCATTCATAa
- the LOC126654988 gene encoding 2-oxoglutarate-dependent dioxygenase DAO-like, which translates to MMNKNIPSIDASDFPGESEKLRKACEEWGCFRLLNHNIPSALMLEMKDVVRSLLDLPIELKSRNADVITGSGYKPTNQANPLYEALGLYDVASSQAVETFCSQLDASLHQREVISKYGKAIHELALDLARKLGESMGILRNDLFEGWPSQFRINKYHFTSETVGSSGVQIHTDSGFLTILQDDDNVNGLEVMDGSGEFIPVDHQPGTLLVNLGDIATVWSNGRLLNVKHRVQCKQAAIRYTIASFLLGPRDSAVETPPEFVDPQNARLYLPFTFNDYRELRFKTKLQAGEALELLRVNSRHI; encoded by the exons atgatgaataaaaatatcCCCAGTATTGATGCATCAGATTTTCCAGGAGAATCGGAAAAACTGCGAAAAGCATGCGAAGAGTGGGGATGTTTCAGACTATTAAACCATAATATCCCATCAGCTCTCATGCTGGAGATGAAGGATGTGGTGAGATCTCTGCTGGATCTCCCCATCGAACTCAAGAGTCGCAACGCTGATGTAATAACGGGCAGCGGTTATAAGCCGACTAACCAGGCTAATCCGCTTTACGAGGCTCTCGGACTTTACGACGTCGCCTCCTCCCAAGCTGTGGAGACTTTCTGCTCCCAGTTGGATGCATCTCTTCATCAAAG GGAGGTGATATCCAAGTATGGTAAAGCAATTCACGAGCTGGCCTTGGATTTAGCAAGAAAGTTAGGTGAAAGTATGGGAATATTAAGAAATGATTTGTTTGAGGGATGGCCTTCTCAATTCAGAATTAATAAATATCACTTCACTTCTGAGACCGTAGGCTCGTCGGGAGTTCAAATTCACACGGACTCCGGATTCTTAACAATACTTCAAGACGACGACAATGTTAACGGTCTTGAAGTCATGGACGGCTCTGGTGAATTTATTCCGGTtgatcaccaacctggaacccTCCTCGTCAATCTTGGCGACATTGCTACG GTATGGAGCAACGGTAGACTGTTGAATGTAAAGCATAGAGTGCAATGCAAGCAAGCAGCAATACGATATACAATAGCTTCATTTCTGCTCGGACCGAGAGACTCGGCTGTGGAAACTCCGCCGGAATTTGTGGATCCTCAAAACGCTCGTCTTTATCTCCCTTTTACCTTCAATGATTATAGAGAGCTCCGTTTCAAAACGAAACTCCAAGCAGGCGAAGCACTCGAACTTCTACGCGTAAACTCTCGGCACATTTAG